One region of Mucilaginibacter sp. 14171R-50 genomic DNA includes:
- a CDS encoding CDP-alcohol phosphatidyltransferase family protein, whose amino-acid sequence MEPQTSVRTSLQLGIYKIIDPFVKLLIKVGLTPNAVTSIGFILNVGVAAIFIIGAEDGNRGDLSYVGWAGGLILFAGLFDMLDGQVARLGNMKSIFGALYDSVLDRYSELIMFLGICYYLVAHHYFLSSIFAFIALIGSMMVSYVRARAEGLGVESKGGLMQRPERVVTIGLCAIACGVASSYLGGDYKLYIPGFRFHVFETMSIFTFPIAILAVLTNLTAAKRLVNARKALAERGE is encoded by the coding sequence ATGGAGCCACAAACATCGGTACGTACAAGTTTACAATTAGGAATATATAAGATCATCGACCCATTTGTAAAACTCCTGATTAAGGTGGGGTTAACGCCAAATGCGGTAACCTCTATCGGTTTTATTTTAAATGTGGGGGTTGCAGCAATATTTATCATAGGCGCCGAAGACGGCAACCGGGGCGATCTAAGTTATGTTGGCTGGGCAGGCGGTTTAATACTATTTGCAGGCTTATTTGATATGCTGGATGGGCAGGTAGCCCGCCTGGGTAACATGAAATCTATTTTCGGTGCCTTATACGATTCGGTATTAGACCGCTACAGCGAGTTGATCATGTTCCTGGGGATTTGCTATTACCTTGTTGCTCACCATTACTTTCTAAGCTCGATATTTGCCTTTATAGCGCTTATCGGCTCAATGATGGTAAGTTATGTTCGCGCCCGTGCGGAAGGCTTGGGGGTGGAGTCAAAAGGCGGCCTGATGCAACGCCCCGAGCGTGTAGTAACCATCGGCTTATGTGCTATTGCGTGCGGCGTGGCATCATCATACCTGGGCGGCGATTATAAATTATATATCCCCGGCTTCAGGTTCCACGTATTCGAAACCATGTCTATCTTTACTTTTCCTATAGCGATATTGGCCGTACTAACTAATTTAACGGCGGCTAAAAGGCTGGTAAACGCCCGCAAGGCATTGGCTGAAAGAGGGGAATGA
- a CDS encoding DUF4833 domain-containing protein, with protein MIKNSIKLFIIYFMLTGALQAVAASPSVNSPLISPTDTLKKLVYPVPPPNPLRLFYIQRSPNINALSYDLNIDQKTGKPDENAPVHGYWLRYAEGHGEPAEFTYMQRKFAYGIISKALGNDRYDIRLVSYKKIPLTLMKGADGKYHIFATIAQKQVLLQKIFIQIDGGTFWLPNVIFVEMKGTDPGTGKEVTERFKP; from the coding sequence ATGATAAAAAACAGCATAAAGCTTTTTATTATATACTTTATGCTCACCGGCGCGCTGCAGGCAGTGGCCGCCTCACCCAGTGTCAACTCCCCGCTTATATCCCCTACCGATACGTTAAAAAAGCTGGTTTATCCGGTACCTCCGCCAAATCCGCTCCGCTTGTTCTATATCCAGCGGTCGCCCAATATCAACGCCCTGTCATACGATCTCAATATCGATCAAAAAACCGGTAAGCCTGATGAAAATGCGCCCGTACACGGCTACTGGTTAAGGTATGCCGAAGGCCACGGCGAACCAGCTGAGTTTACCTATATGCAACGCAAATTTGCTTACGGAATAATTTCTAAAGCACTGGGTAACGACAGGTATGATATCAGATTAGTGTCATACAAAAAAATTCCGCTTACTTTAATGAAGGGTGCCGACGGAAAATATCATATCTTCGCAACAATAGCCCAAAAGCAGGTATTGCTTCAAAAAATATTTATTCAGATTGATGGGGGGACTTTTTGGTTACCAAATGTTATTTTTGTAGAAATGAAGGGCACAGACCCTGGTACAGGAAAAGAGGTCACCGAACGTTTTAAACCTTAA
- a CDS encoding sterol desaturase family protein, producing MAKNFVSNSQESVRMFKSSFLESLSKVHYFVPIIIFLPVILVTSYFAYDKQIGLVNYIWLFLAGLFVWTLTEYVMHRFVFHFVPKQQWALRLHFIFHGVHHDYPSDAKRLVMPPSASIPLATGFYFLFNALLPANYIFGFFPGFILGYLIYDISHYAIHHFNFKGKFWKTIKQHHMLHHYQDPTKGYGVSSPLWDKIFNSDFIKKQNG from the coding sequence ATGGCGAAAAATTTTGTTTCAAATTCACAGGAATCTGTGAGGATGTTTAAGAGCAGTTTTTTAGAAAGCTTATCAAAAGTGCACTATTTTGTGCCTATTATAATTTTTTTACCTGTTATTTTAGTTACCAGCTATTTTGCTTACGATAAACAAATTGGCCTTGTAAATTACATCTGGCTTTTTTTAGCAGGCCTTTTTGTGTGGACGCTTACCGAGTATGTAATGCATCGCTTTGTTTTCCATTTTGTACCAAAACAACAATGGGCGCTGCGCCTGCACTTTATATTTCACGGCGTACATCATGACTACCCCAGCGATGCCAAGCGCCTGGTGATGCCGCCATCGGCAAGCATACCACTGGCAACAGGTTTTTACTTTTTATTTAACGCCTTGTTGCCTGCTAATTATATATTCGGCTTTTTCCCCGGCTTTATACTTGGTTACCTTATTTATGATATATCGCACTACGCCATTCATCATTTCAACTTCAAGGGCAAATTCTGGAAAACAATAAAGCAGCACCACATGCTTCATCATTACCAGGACCCCACCAAAGGCTATGGCGTAAGCTCTCCGCTTTGGGACAAGATAT